Proteins from a genomic interval of Synechococcus sp. A15-28:
- a CDS encoding VTT domain-containing protein — protein sequence MSRLSKVLKISAWVAAFIVVVVLLQRYGIAPLQDAVKGMGFWAPLGLFLLRGVSIILPALPSSIYSLLAGSLLGFQTGYLTITLSDLVFCSTAFFIARRWGRGPVSRLVGASAMKRIDGFSKNQLEGNFFLMTGLLMTGLFDFLSYAIGISRTHWRVFAPALLISVLISDSILVAVGAGVAQGASLTLGLALLAMFGLATFTGLMKRKAASKDAPHPPVHPG from the coding sequence ATGTCCAGGCTGAGCAAGGTGCTGAAGATCAGCGCCTGGGTGGCGGCATTCATCGTTGTCGTCGTGCTGCTGCAGCGCTACGGCATTGCACCGCTTCAGGACGCCGTGAAAGGGATGGGGTTCTGGGCGCCGCTCGGCCTGTTTCTACTGCGGGGCGTGAGCATCATTCTTCCGGCCCTGCCGAGCTCGATCTATTCGCTGCTGGCAGGTTCCCTGCTGGGCTTCCAAACCGGATACCTCACGATCACCCTCTCGGATCTGGTGTTCTGCAGCACGGCATTTTTCATCGCCCGTCGCTGGGGTCGTGGTCCGGTGAGCCGTCTGGTGGGGGCCAGCGCGATGAAACGCATCGATGGCTTCAGCAAGAACCAGCTGGAGGGCAACTTCTTTTTGATGACGGGCCTGCTGATGACCGGTCTGTTTGATTTCCTCAGCTATGCCATCGGCATCAGCCGCACCCATTGGCGGGTGTTCGCGCCAGCGCTGCTAATCAGCGTGTTGATCAGTGATTCGATCCTCGTGGCCGTAGGCGCGGGTGTGGCCCAGGGCGCCAGCCTCACCCTGGGCTTGGCTCTGCTCGCGATGTTTGGGCTGGCCACCTTCACAGGACTGATGAAACGGAAAGCAGCGTCCAAGGACGCCCCCCATCCCCCCGTGCACCCAGGCTGA
- a CDS encoding phycobilisome polypeptide: protein MAELIRSAQVQGLSGDHSLHEEARQIIGAADQERRQLSQEELLSLCAASGQDASLPRRLQNHADDLVNQARCHLLEQQPQLVQPGGALFPGERADACWRDCWHFLRVIVYAVACQRSNFTNPTGMAALRELYQLMGVPTEGLNIALMQLKVLAAQEFERGADQELINACFQHLIEQLNKTAVKS, encoded by the coding sequence TTGGCAGAGCTGATTCGCAGCGCTCAAGTGCAAGGCCTCAGCGGCGACCACTCTTTGCATGAAGAAGCGCGCCAGATCATTGGGGCAGCAGATCAGGAGCGTCGCCAACTCAGCCAGGAGGAACTGCTGAGCCTCTGCGCAGCCTCTGGACAGGATGCGTCACTGCCCCGAAGGCTCCAAAACCATGCGGATGACCTGGTGAACCAGGCCAGATGCCACCTGCTGGAGCAACAACCACAGCTCGTGCAGCCCGGCGGAGCCCTGTTCCCCGGCGAACGGGCCGATGCCTGCTGGCGGGACTGCTGGCACTTTCTGCGCGTGATCGTTTATGCCGTGGCCTGCCAGCGAAGCAACTTCACAAACCCCACTGGCATGGCAGCCCTTCGTGAGTTGTATCAGCTGATGGGCGTGCCAACGGAGGGCCTGAATATCGCCCTCATGCAGCTCAAAGTGCTTGCAGCGCAGGAGTTTGAGCGAGGAGCAGATCAGGAGCTCATCAACGCCTGCTTCCAACACCTGATCGAGCAGCTCAATAAAACTGCAGTTAAGAGCTGA
- a CDS encoding phycobilisome rod-core linker polypeptide: MALPPLGYPLSAQNSRVSNLAGDNSTVQSPLYGTSAAGDESTRAEMDRLIEQAYLQVFFHAMRSDREPFLESQLRSSNITVRDFIRGLLLSKRFQQGYYQCNSNYRMVDQVVGRVLGRPVHSDAERRAWSIVVGEKGFTAFVDALLDSSEYMDSFGYDLVPQQRSRRLPGRALGETPIYQQFPRYGADWRDALQDRAPSDQAAQMQQLETSAVWVNGQPPAFALRIWLGLALVGGFELGRVVLTIALAMAKS; encoded by the coding sequence ATGGCCCTTCCGCCCCTCGGATATCCGCTCAGTGCACAGAACAGTCGCGTCAGCAACCTGGCCGGTGACAACAGCACCGTCCAGAGCCCGCTCTACGGAACGTCTGCCGCCGGAGATGAAAGCACTCGGGCCGAGATGGACCGCCTGATCGAGCAGGCCTACCTGCAGGTGTTTTTCCATGCCATGCGAAGCGATCGCGAACCATTCCTGGAATCCCAACTGCGCAGCAGCAACATCACTGTTCGCGATTTCATCCGCGGCCTTCTGCTCTCCAAGAGGTTCCAGCAGGGGTACTACCAGTGCAACTCGAACTATCGGATGGTGGATCAGGTCGTGGGCCGTGTTCTCGGTCGACCCGTCCATAGCGATGCCGAACGGCGAGCCTGGTCTATTGTGGTCGGGGAGAAGGGTTTCACAGCATTCGTTGATGCCCTGCTGGACAGCAGCGAGTACATGGACAGCTTCGGCTATGACCTCGTGCCGCAGCAACGATCGAGGCGGCTCCCCGGACGGGCCCTCGGTGAAACGCCGATCTACCAACAGTTCCCGCGCTACGGGGCCGATTGGCGGGATGCACTGCAGGATCGGGCCCCAAGCGATCAAGCCGCTCAGATGCAACAGCTGGAGACCTCCGCGGTCTGGGTCAACGGCCAGCCTCCGGCCTTCGCGCTAAGGATATGGCTTGGACTTGCCCTGGTAGGAGGATTTGAACTGGGTCGGGTGGTCCTTACGATCGCTTTGGCAATGGCGAAAAGTTGA
- a CDS encoding pentapeptide repeat-containing protein codes for MSTTGSAPLNLREWTAPEKLSPNGSPLVPVDARGADWHGIELGELDLRGAKLCRCNLRGTDLSHCQLDGADLRLARYDNQTVVPVGFDLSNSGAVGPGAKLNGVYLNSSDLRGMDLRGSMLLGSYLSGADLSGAILDGVSLAGSDLRSSTMRGAMCRGTRFGTCELDMADLRGADLEGAVLETVESIRGADFSLCTGLGAQIDALLSRSVEELDCWNPLTRSTTRNSLESLRAARAD; via the coding sequence ATGTCCACCACCGGATCTGCACCCCTCAACCTGCGTGAGTGGACGGCACCGGAAAAGCTCTCACCAAACGGTTCACCTCTAGTACCCGTTGATGCAAGAGGTGCTGATTGGCACGGGATCGAGCTGGGCGAGCTCGATTTACGCGGAGCAAAGCTTTGTCGCTGCAATTTACGAGGCACAGATCTCAGTCATTGCCAACTTGATGGCGCTGATCTCCGCCTAGCTCGCTACGACAACCAAACCGTCGTACCTGTTGGTTTCGACTTGAGCAACAGTGGAGCTGTGGGGCCCGGCGCCAAGCTCAACGGTGTCTATCTCAACAGCTCCGACCTGCGAGGCATGGATCTGCGGGGAAGCATGCTGCTTGGCAGCTATCTGAGTGGAGCTGACTTAAGCGGAGCGATACTTGATGGAGTTTCACTGGCCGGTTCAGATCTCCGGTCGTCCACCATGCGGGGAGCAATGTGCCGCGGGACACGATTCGGCACCTGCGAACTCGACATGGCTGATCTTCGCGGCGCTGACTTGGAAGGAGCTGTTCTAGAAACAGTCGAGTCGATAAGAGGCGCCGATTTTTCCCTCTGCACAGGGCTGGGCGCTCAGATCGATGCTCTGTTGTCCCGATCAGTTGAAGAACTCGATTGCTGGAACCCCTTAACACGCTCCACAACGCGGAACAGCCTTGAATCATTACGGGCTGCTAGAGCCGATTAG